From the genome of Anoplopoma fimbria isolate UVic2021 breed Golden Eagle Sablefish chromosome 1, Afim_UVic_2022, whole genome shotgun sequence, one region includes:
- the tsr2 gene encoding pre-rRNA-processing protein TSR2 homolog, whose translation MAASAASRELLTEAVRAVLHTWPVLQIAVDNGFGGVYGQQKADWMVGVVQQYFHDNADLQQCEVEDFIAELMDQEFDTVVDDGSLPEVCDSLLQAFSQWQQGALQQLQHSISSLTQNKSQRAKVTAPPTHSDEDSNDETQVMECESSSSSVSSRDPPPPDEEAGWTVVRKKK comes from the exons ATGGCGGCCTCCGCAGCATCGCGTGAGCTCCTCACGGAGGCAGTGAGAGCGGTTCTCCACACGTGGCCGGTTCTACAG ATCGCCGTGGACAACGGGTTTGGAGGCGTGTACGGGCAGCAGAAAGCTGATTGGATGGTGGGTGTAGTCCAGCAGTATTTCCATGACAATG ctGACCTGCAGCAGTGTGAGGTGGAGGACTTCATTGCTGAACTGATGGATCAGGAGTTTGACACAGTGGTGGATGATGGGAGTTTACCtgag GTGTGTGACAGTCTGCTACAGGCGTTCAGTCAGTGGCAGCAGGGGGCGCTACAGCAGCTCCAACACTCCATCAGCTCTCTCACACAGAACAAGAGTCAGAGGGCAAAGGTCACAGCTCCGCCCACACATTCTGATGAAGACAGCAATGATGAAACACAG GTGATGGAGTGTGAATCCTCCAGTTCATCAGTCAGTAGCCgagatcctcctcctcctgatgaAGAGGCCGGCTGGACGGTTGTGCGTAAGAAGAAGTGA
- the srpk3 gene encoding SRSF protein kinase 3, which yields MLIAVAGGPGNAAAAGKKPRRRGKKHRRVRTDENRPDDLCDLHSLNTLQQSYPQNPPDTTTSSQNAPTCTEDVDESTTEPRQTPERTTTLPAETLWLPPRGVPGSLSPPRPDPVDTPVAHLVPPEINLQNTHLTAPLTPQIFSQSPPATFKNPPHSPSQSPPTLSLNITQNSSRSPHRTRNVDQSPPEGQTEPSKLPPILSHNITHNTSESKSVPVQLPAKAPPSPQLSPSHPDPFLLTSVTFTSSVSSHLCTPTCSPASFLCSLDSLSPHIGLPPMMPSATTHIATPPFTLSPPPLELTPPPAQLLGSDDEEQEDPSDYCKGGYYPVKIGDLFNGRYHVVRKLGWGHFSTVWLCWDLQRKRFVALKVVKSAPHYTETALDEIKLLRCVRDSDPSDPYRETIVQLIDDFKISGVNGIHVCMVLEVLGHQLLKWIIKSNYMGLPLICVKTIIRQVLQGLDYLHTKCKIIHTDIKPENILLDVDEVYIRRLAAEATIWQRAGAPPLLGRQVGKLSKNKKKKMKRKAKRQQRLLEERLEDIQRLEEEDGVSPEDTDAHCSLVVNGNTCCSTANSKMSSDSACSWLEDRCNGHAPGRFSSPASGLSGFSSSVMSATSESALSTQSGYSSGRDVFSSSDFVLSPLDPLNALTLRVKIADLGNACWVHKHFTEDIQTRQYRAVEVLIGAEYGPPADIWSTACMAFELATGDYLFEPHSGEDYTRDEDHIAHVIELLGPIPLPFALSGRYSREYFNRKGELRHISSLKPWGLFEVLLEKYEWPLDQAAQFSDFLLTMLELQPESRATAAQCLQHAWLHT from the exons ATGCTAATAG CAGTTGCCGGAGGACCTGGAAATGCTGCCGCCGCCGGCAAGAAGCCACGGCGCCGAGGCAAGAAACACCGCAGAGTCCGAACAGACGAGAACCG GCCTGATGACCTCTGTGACCTTCACAGTCTAAACACACTTCAGCAGAGTTACCCCCAAAACCCTCCAGATACAACCACATCATCACAAAATGCACCAACATGTACTGAAGATGTTGATGAGTCCACTACAGAACCCCGACAAACCCCTGAACGCACCACCACTTTACCTGCTGAAACCCTCTGGCTGCCCCCCAGGGGTGTCCCTGGATCCCTCTCACCACCCCGTCCTGATCCAGTAGATACCCCTGTAGCACACCTGGTGCCTCCTGAAATAAATCTCCAAAACACCCACCTGACAGCGCCATTGACACCTCAGATTTTCAGCCAATCACCTCCTGCCACATTTAAAAATCCCCCCCACAGTCCTAGCCAATCACCGCCAACTCTTAGCCTAAACATTACCCAGAATTCCTCCAGATCGCCTCATAGAACGAGAAATGTTGATCAAAGTCCGCCAGAAGGCCAAACAGAACCCTCCAAATTGCCTCCAATCTTATCACACAATATTACCCACAATACCTCTGAATCAAAGTCAGTTCCTGTCCAACTTCCTGCCAAAGCTCCTCCCAGCCCTCAGTTAAGCCCCTCCCACCCTGACCCCTTCCTGCTGACCTCAGTGACCTTCACTTCCAGTGTCTCCTCGCATCTCTGCACCCCCACCTGCTCACCTGCCTCCTTCCTCTGCTCCCTCGACTCTCTGAGCCCCCACATTGGTCTGCCTCCCATGATGCCATCAGCCACCACACACATAGCCACACCCCCTTTTACTCTGAGTCCGCCCCCTCTGGAGTTAACCCCGCCCCCTGCACAGCTACTGGGCTCTGACGATGAAGAGCAGGAAGACCCTTCAGATTACTGCAAAG GTGGTTACTACCCGGTGAAGATCGGTGATTTGTTTAATGGGAGGTACCATGTGGTCAGAAAATTGGGCTGGGGACATTTTTCTACAGTCTGGCTCTGCTGGGATCTTCA GAGGAAGCGCTTCGTGGCACTGAAGGTTGTTAAGAGCGCTCCACATTACACCGAGACGGCTCTGGACGAGATCAAACTGCTCCGATGT gtgagAGACAGCGACCCCTCTGACCCCTACAGAGAAACCATCGTCCAGCTAATAGACGACTTCAAGATCTCTGGAGTCAACGGAATCC ATGTCTGTATGGTTTTGGAGGTTTTGGGTCATCAGCTGTTAAAATGGATCATTAAGTCAAACTACATGGGACTTCCTCTAATCTGCGTCAAGACCATCATCAGACAG GTGCTGCAGGGTCTGGACTACCTCCACACTAAATGTAAGATCATCCACACTGATATCAAACCAGAGAACATCTTATTGGATGTTGATGAGGTTTACATCAGGAGATTGGCAGCTGAGGCAACCATCTGGCAGAGAGCTGGGGCTCCGCCCCTTCTGGGTCGTCAG gtgggtaAGCTGTctaagaacaagaagaagaagatgaagaggaaagcAAAGCGTCAACAGAGACTTTTGGAAGAGAGACTGGAGGACATACAg aggctggaggaggaggacggcgTATCACCTGAGGACACAGATGCTCACT GCTCTCTGGTCGTCAACGGCAACACTTGCTGCTCCACAGCCAACAGCAAAATGAGCTCCGACTCCGCCTGTTCCTGGTTGGAGGACAGGTGTAACGGCCACGCCCCCGGACGGTTCTCCAGCCCCGCCTCCGGCCTATCGGGCTTCTCCAGCTCTGTGATGTCAGCGACGTCAGAGTCAGCACTTTCTACTCAGTCAGGATACTCGAGTGGACGAGATG tgttcaGCTCCTCAGACTTCGTCCTCAGTCCTCTGGATCCTCTCAACGCTCTCACACTCAGGGTGAAGATCGCTGATCTGGGAAATGCATGCTGGGTG CACAAACACTTCACTGAGGACATTCAGACCCGACAGTACCGAGCTGTGGAGGTTCTGATCGGAGCCGAGTACGGACCTCCTGCTGACATCTGGAGCACCGCCTGcatg GCGTTTGAGTTGGCGACAGGAGATTACCTCTTTGAACCTCATTCAGGAGAAGACTACACCAGAGACGAAG ATCACATTGCTCACGTCATCGAGCTGCTCGGACCCATTCCTCTGCCCTTCGCTTTGTCTGGCAGGTACTCCAGAGAGTACTTCAACAGGAAAG GTGAGCTGCGTCACATCTCCAGCCTGAAGCCTTGGGGTCTGTTTGAGGTTCTGTTGGAGAAGTACGAGTGGCCTCTGGATCAGGCGGCTCAGTTCAGTGACTTCCTGTTGACCATGTTGGAGCTGCAGCCGGAGAGCAGAGCGACTGCAGCGCAGTGTCTGCAGCACGCATGGCtgcacacatag